In a single window of the Fibrobacter sp. UWB15 genome:
- a CDS encoding DUF2723 domain-containing protein, which produces MKHIFAGIAALVALVVYVLTMAPTVSFWDCGEFVACANTLGIPHPPGTPFFVFLARAVIVLLPFVGEIAKRVNYISVVSSAATVYVTALFAWELLATVLKTDALAEKITGKVRTVVLATAALVAGFLLTFSDTFWFNAVEAEVYGIAMFILMLVSYLGLVWYNKRNEEYSDRILIFICYIAFLGVGAHLYTMLTVPAVFALLLVAEPKKIVERIPIWITGTLLCSVIYMVSAFIEISFLCLIALSILCLAKPFKSKGVQRSMRLSLAFAFFALIGYSTHLYIPIRSELNPIIDENDPEINIRDEQGNLQLGNLFKDENWVAFNNFIERKQYGSESMISRAFYRRSRISHQFLSFPHMGYGGYQMAQYLPYKVGDVNYANGIYTFDAADNQPVERFGIKFPTQMSFMGDATLPQFMMFLLFNGLLVMVCVFVWKRNRNLGVFVSVLYALCSLGLLFYINFADGTRMEQREHDYWVSVMSRNVSDLNARGMGITALPDPNELIDMRQNIEFTKIRMETLKAHGAPDARLAELQRELDGYTNSAIWQNWQKIESGFAQVGGRAPFPDAVHLEVRERDYFYTPAFIFMSMIYGIGAGILVFLAATSSFAAFANPVAALLVAVSFLVPCVSNYKEHDRSGLWVPWDYAYNLLNSCRPNAILFTNGDNDTFPLWFAQEVAGIRKDVRVVNLSLGNTDWYIKQMLDNEPILKLSYDKAAIDRDMVLDNSSASNPNHQVSTWVKNAQRLMPQLKNRIDAMEGQQLSAADSAKLLQFKVHYQVWDAFTEWAARTRSGMMLTQHKLVIDLALQNMDKPIEISTTVGTSNFMGLEKYMVQEGMVYNFVKGDLNPKRNAFDAKFTADLIDSVFKFRGLGDGTAYINEETSRLLSGYVSLYLQISFDARDKISKLRNEHPFTAEKKAQVDSIAAAATKYLELGIKQFPSEWRNYWAAAFVYEAAGQKINAQEVLNRGLNSVPAYEEGGRARLLMSGRQIENMSDEPLKVEESAPAEPADSAEKDSAKEPAVVAAK; this is translated from the coding sequence TGACGGCTCTGTTTGCTTGGGAACTCCTCGCAACCGTTCTCAAGACTGACGCCCTTGCCGAAAAGATTACCGGTAAGGTTCGTACGGTGGTGCTTGCTACGGCAGCCCTTGTTGCCGGTTTCCTCCTGACTTTCTCGGACACCTTCTGGTTCAACGCGGTCGAAGCCGAAGTCTACGGCATCGCCATGTTCATCTTGATGTTGGTGTCTTACCTCGGTCTCGTTTGGTACAACAAGCGTAACGAAGAATACAGCGACCGCATCCTGATTTTCATTTGCTATATCGCTTTCCTCGGCGTGGGTGCACACCTTTACACCATGCTTACGGTTCCCGCCGTGTTTGCGCTTTTGCTCGTGGCCGAACCCAAGAAGATTGTGGAACGCATTCCTATCTGGATTACGGGTACGCTTCTTTGCTCCGTGATTTACATGGTGTCTGCCTTTATTGAAATTTCGTTCCTCTGCTTAATCGCTCTTTCGATTCTTTGCTTGGCCAAGCCGTTCAAGAGCAAGGGCGTGCAGCGCAGTATGCGTCTGTCCTTGGCTTTTGCGTTCTTCGCCTTGATCGGTTACAGCACGCACCTCTACATTCCGATCCGTTCAGAATTGAACCCGATTATCGACGAAAATGACCCTGAAATCAATATCCGTGACGAACAAGGCAACCTCCAGCTCGGTAACCTGTTCAAGGATGAAAACTGGGTCGCCTTTAACAACTTCATTGAACGTAAGCAGTACGGCTCCGAAAGCATGATTAGCCGTGCTTTCTACCGTCGTTCTCGCATTAGTCACCAGTTCCTTTCGTTCCCGCACATGGGTTACGGTGGATACCAGATGGCTCAGTACCTGCCTTACAAGGTGGGCGACGTGAACTACGCCAATGGCATTTACACGTTTGATGCTGCGGACAACCAGCCGGTGGAACGTTTCGGCATCAAGTTCCCGACTCAGATGAGCTTCATGGGCGATGCGACACTCCCGCAGTTCATGATGTTCTTGCTCTTTAACGGTTTGCTCGTGATGGTTTGCGTGTTCGTCTGGAAGCGCAACCGCAACTTGGGCGTGTTTGTTTCTGTGCTCTATGCACTTTGCTCTCTTGGCCTGTTGTTCTATATCAACTTCGCCGACGGCACCCGCATGGAACAGCGCGAACATGACTACTGGGTGAGCGTGATGAGCCGCAATGTGTCTGACCTGAATGCCCGTGGAATGGGTATTACGGCTCTCCCGGACCCGAACGAACTCATCGACATGCGTCAGAACATTGAGTTCACCAAGATCCGTATGGAAACGCTCAAGGCTCATGGTGCCCCCGATGCCCGTTTGGCCGAGCTCCAGCGTGAACTCGATGGCTACACCAATTCCGCTATCTGGCAGAATTGGCAGAAGATTGAAAGTGGCTTTGCCCAGGTGGGTGGCCGCGCTCCGTTCCCCGATGCCGTTCATCTGGAAGTTCGCGAACGTGACTACTTCTATACACCGGCCTTTATCTTCATGAGTATGATTTACGGTATCGGCGCCGGTATTTTGGTGTTCCTTGCCGCTACTTCTAGCTTTGCCGCATTTGCAAATCCGGTGGCAGCACTCTTGGTTGCCGTTTCCTTCTTGGTTCCCTGCGTTTCCAACTACAAGGAACATGATCGTTCCGGCCTTTGGGTTCCTTGGGATTACGCATACAATTTGCTGAACAGCTGCCGCCCGAATGCAATTCTTTTCACCAACGGTGACAACGATACCTTCCCGCTGTGGTTCGCTCAGGAAGTGGCCGGTATCCGTAAGGACGTTCGCGTGGTGAACCTCTCGCTCGGTAATACCGACTGGTATATCAAGCAGATGCTCGACAACGAACCGATTCTTAAGCTCAGCTACGACAAGGCTGCTATCGACCGCGACATGGTGCTCGACAACAGTTCTGCTTCGAACCCGAACCATCAGGTTTCTACTTGGGTCAAGAACGCCCAACGCCTGATGCCGCAGCTCAAGAACCGTATCGATGCTATGGAAGGTCAGCAACTCTCTGCTGCTGATTCCGCAAAGCTTCTGCAGTTCAAGGTGCATTACCAAGTGTGGGACGCCTTTACCGAATGGGCTGCCCGTACCCGTAGCGGCATGATGCTCACGCAGCATAAGTTGGTGATTGACCTTGCTCTCCAGAACATGGACAAGCCGATTGAAATCTCGACGACCGTCGGTACTTCCAATTTTATGGGTCTCGAAAAGTACATGGTGCAAGAAGGCATGGTCTACAACTTCGTGAAGGGCGATTTGAACCCGAAGCGCAACGCCTTTGATGCAAAGTTCACGGCAGACCTCATTGATTCCGTGTTCAAGTTCCGCGGTCTCGGCGACGGTACCGCCTACATCAACGAAGAAACTTCCCGTCTGCTTTCGGGTTATGTTTCCCTGTACCTGCAGATTTCTTTCGATGCTCGTGACAAGATTTCCAAGCTCCGCAACGAACATCCGTTCACAGCCGAAAAGAAGGCCCAGGTGGACAGCATCGCTGCCGCTGCGACGAAGTATCTTGAATTGGGCATCAAGCAGTTCCCCTCGGAATGGCGTAACTACTGGGCAGCAGCATTCGTTTACGAAGCCGCCGGCCAGAAAATCAATGCCCAGGAAGTGCTGAACCGCGGCCTTAACAGTGTTCCGGCTTATGAAGAAGGTGGCCGTGCTCGTCTTCTGATGAGTGGCCGTCAGATAGAGAATATGTCTGATGAACCTCTGAAGGTTGAAGAAAGTGCCCCGGCTGAACCGGCCGATTCCGCTGAAAAGGATTCTGCTAAGGAACCTGCTGTTGTTGCAGCAAAGTAA